Proteins from a genomic interval of Stenotrophomonas maltophilia:
- a CDS encoding FecR family protein: MSQEAIAREAARWWLDGHDGDRDENAFEQWCRADPRHAAQYQHLQHLWQAGAALPSLQRQQQRRQRRRLREAGIAVLLLCALGLYSRHASPPVAQVLRTAAGEIREETLADGSHVLLSPDSEVKVRIDGQRRQLQLQRGQAWFQVAADADRPFQVHTPQGTVTALGTAFDLAVQGNSSVVTVTEHRVRVDSGNVSMLADDGEQLRFDGQATAHATTAAPETLAWRERRLHWVSAPLADVTQGLDRWHGGHTWVVGEQLRQQPVTLLGSADGAASNRDQLATQLQVRVLRLGAGIQVWLPPRREQRDGP; this comes from the coding sequence ATGAGCCAGGAGGCCATTGCACGCGAAGCTGCCCGCTGGTGGCTGGATGGGCACGACGGCGACCGCGACGAGAACGCGTTCGAGCAGTGGTGCCGGGCCGATCCACGCCATGCCGCGCAGTACCAGCACCTGCAGCACCTGTGGCAGGCCGGCGCGGCGCTGCCCAGCCTGCAGCGGCAACAGCAGCGCAGGCAACGCCGTCGCCTGCGCGAAGCCGGCATTGCGGTTCTGTTGCTGTGCGCGCTGGGTCTCTACAGCCGTCATGCCTCGCCGCCCGTGGCGCAGGTACTGCGAACGGCCGCTGGCGAGATCCGCGAGGAGACCCTTGCGGATGGTTCGCATGTCCTGCTGTCACCCGACAGCGAAGTGAAGGTGCGCATCGATGGGCAGCGCCGCCAGCTCCAGCTGCAGCGCGGCCAGGCCTGGTTCCAGGTCGCCGCCGATGCCGACCGGCCCTTCCAGGTGCATACCCCACAAGGCACCGTCACTGCACTGGGGACCGCATTCGATCTTGCCGTGCAGGGCAACAGCAGCGTGGTCACCGTTACCGAGCATCGCGTGCGCGTGGACAGCGGCAACGTCAGCATGCTGGCCGACGACGGCGAGCAGCTGCGCTTCGATGGGCAGGCAACGGCCCATGCAACAACCGCTGCCCCCGAGACACTGGCCTGGCGCGAGCGGCGCCTGCACTGGGTTTCGGCCCCGCTGGCCGACGTCACGCAGGGCCTGGACCGCTGGCATGGCGGGCACACGTGGGTCGTCGGCGAGCAGCTGCGCCAGCAGCCGGTCACCCTGCTTGGCAGTGCCGACGGTGCAGCCAGCAACCGCGACCAGTTGGCCACTCAGTTGCAGGTGCGCGTGCTGCGCCTCGGCGCGGGGATACAGGTGTGGCTGCCGCCACGCAGAGAACAGCGTGATGGACCCTGA
- a CDS encoding ChaN family lipoprotein — MWRSSRRWLPGCLLALATVASAQPMPGTVIDLANGQHLDEAAFVTRAADAQRLLLGERHDLAGDHAAQRWLLQSLQRQRPQGSLVLEMIASERQPRLQRVQRWLAKGNQAEGARLQELLDWDTRWPWAAYGGLVQDAADAGTPLFGGNLSRAEVNALLASTEGVRFPVAAARQRLSAVVLAQHADAAPMLEGMLAVQQARDARMAQVLLDAPAPALLVAGRWHVLRGTGVPGYLSAATPALVIALASPGETVDATDADLLWVLDDE, encoded by the coding sequence ATGTGGCGTTCTAGCCGTCGCTGGCTGCCCGGATGCCTGCTCGCGCTGGCGACAGTGGCCAGCGCGCAGCCGATGCCTGGCACGGTGATCGACCTGGCCAACGGCCAACATCTGGACGAAGCCGCATTCGTGACGCGTGCGGCGGACGCCCAGAGGCTGCTGCTGGGTGAACGCCATGATCTCGCCGGAGACCACGCCGCCCAGCGCTGGCTGCTGCAGTCCCTGCAGCGGCAGCGCCCGCAGGGTTCGCTGGTGCTGGAAATGATCGCCAGCGAGCGCCAGCCACGCCTGCAGCGGGTGCAGCGCTGGCTGGCCAAGGGCAACCAGGCCGAAGGTGCACGCCTGCAGGAACTGCTGGACTGGGATACGCGCTGGCCGTGGGCCGCGTATGGCGGGCTGGTACAGGATGCTGCCGATGCAGGTACGCCGCTGTTCGGCGGCAACCTGTCACGTGCCGAGGTCAACGCGCTGCTCGCGTCCACCGAGGGCGTGCGGTTCCCGGTGGCCGCTGCCCGCCAGCGCCTGTCGGCGGTGGTGCTGGCCCAGCACGCAGACGCAGCACCGATGCTGGAAGGAATGCTGGCCGTGCAACAGGCCCGCGACGCGCGCATGGCACAGGTGCTGCTCGATGCGCCCGCGCCGGCGCTGCTGGTCGCGGGGCGCTGGCATGTACTGCGCGGTACCGGGGTACCGGGGTACCTGTCAGCGGCTACGCCTGCGCTGGTGATCGCATTGGCTTCGCCGGGTGAAACCGTCGATGCGACGGATGCCGATCTGCTGTGGGTGCTGGACGATGAGTGA
- a CDS encoding Orn/Lys/Arg decarboxylase N-terminal domain-containing protein yields MYFKSLDYPVIVIDNDYESPRIGGILIRALVEELRSNDQRVLCGLNLDDARAGARTYVAASAVLISIDGSEEVDGEFQRLTAFLREQSARRANLPVFLYGERRTIEKVPSKLLKYIHGFIFLFEDTKSFISRQVMRAAEDYMKNLLPPFFKALIHHAAESNYSWHTPGHAGGVAFTKSPVGRAFHQFYGENTLRSDLSISVPELGSLLDHTGPIKDAENEAARNFGADHTFFVTNGTSTANKIVWHGTVARGDVVFVDRNCHKSLLHALIMTGAVPVYFTPSRNAHGIIGPISLDQFTPESLQQRIAANPLASQAYQAGSKPRIAVVTNSTYDGLCYNAEKIADEIGSAVDFLHFDEAWYAYAAFHPFYENHYGMAKGKPREQDAIIFTTHSTHKLLAAFSQASMIHVRNSAQRNLDAERFNESFMMHTSTSPHYGVIAACDVASKMMEGDAGRSLVQEMHDEAIAFRRAMLHVRDDLGRDDWWFSVWQPTQVERSLDKGDTPAPLVAKREEWYLQPDAHWHGFENLVDDYVLIDPIKVTLLTPGLAMDGSMGKLGIPAAVLSKFLWGRGITVEKTNLYSVLFLFSMGITKGKWSTLVTELMAFKELYDCNAPLSQALPTLAADYPNAYAGWGLRDLCDALHAFNQEFAVAKVMREMYVDLPTPVMTPADAYNHLVKGEIERVDIEQISGRIAATMLVPYPPGIPTIMPGERFGDSDEPIIQSLRIAREQNARFPGFESDVHGLIIEQEGDAVSYRVEVLKA; encoded by the coding sequence GTGTACTTCAAGTCCCTGGACTATCCGGTCATTGTCATCGACAACGACTACGAGTCGCCGCGCATCGGCGGCATCCTGATCCGTGCCCTGGTGGAAGAGCTGCGCAGCAACGACCAGCGCGTGCTGTGCGGCCTGAACCTGGATGATGCCCGCGCCGGTGCCCGCACCTACGTGGCGGCCTCGGCGGTGCTGATCTCGATCGACGGCAGCGAAGAGGTGGATGGCGAGTTCCAGCGCCTGACCGCCTTCCTGCGCGAGCAGAGCGCGCGCCGCGCCAACCTGCCGGTGTTCCTGTACGGCGAGCGCCGCACCATCGAAAAGGTGCCGAGCAAGCTGCTCAAATACATCCACGGCTTCATCTTCCTGTTCGAAGACACCAAGAGCTTCATCTCGCGGCAGGTGATGCGCGCGGCCGAAGACTACATGAAAAACCTGCTGCCGCCGTTCTTCAAGGCGCTGATCCATCATGCGGCCGAGTCGAACTATTCCTGGCATACGCCGGGCCATGCCGGCGGCGTGGCGTTCACCAAATCGCCGGTCGGCCGTGCATTCCATCAGTTCTACGGCGAGAACACCCTGCGCAGCGACCTGTCGATCTCGGTGCCGGAGCTGGGCTCGCTGCTCGATCACACCGGCCCGATCAAGGACGCCGAGAACGAGGCGGCACGCAACTTCGGTGCCGACCATACCTTCTTCGTCACCAATGGCACCTCCACCGCCAACAAGATCGTCTGGCATGGCACGGTGGCGCGCGGTGACGTGGTGTTCGTCGATCGCAACTGCCACAAGTCGCTGCTGCACGCGCTGATCATGACGGGCGCGGTGCCGGTGTACTTCACCCCCAGCCGCAACGCGCACGGCATCATCGGCCCGATCAGCCTGGACCAGTTCACGCCGGAATCGCTGCAGCAGCGCATCGCCGCCAACCCGCTGGCCAGCCAGGCCTACCAGGCCGGCTCCAAGCCGCGCATCGCGGTGGTCACCAACTCGACCTATGACGGCCTGTGCTACAACGCCGAGAAGATCGCTGACGAGATCGGCAGCGCGGTCGATTTCCTGCATTTCGATGAAGCCTGGTACGCCTATGCCGCGTTCCATCCGTTCTACGAGAACCACTACGGCATGGCCAAGGGCAAGCCGCGTGAGCAGGATGCGATCATCTTCACCACGCATTCGACCCACAAGCTGCTGGCCGCGTTCTCGCAGGCGTCGATGATCCACGTACGCAATTCGGCGCAGCGCAATCTGGACGCGGAGCGCTTCAACGAGTCGTTCATGATGCATACCTCGACCAGCCCGCACTACGGGGTGATCGCGGCCTGTGATGTGGCTTCGAAGATGATGGAAGGCGACGCTGGCCGCTCGCTGGTGCAGGAAATGCACGACGAAGCCATCGCCTTCCGCCGCGCGATGCTGCATGTCCGCGATGACCTGGGGCGTGACGACTGGTGGTTCAGCGTGTGGCAGCCGACCCAGGTCGAGCGCAGCCTGGACAAGGGCGATACGCCGGCACCGCTGGTGGCCAAGCGCGAGGAGTGGTACCTGCAGCCGGATGCACACTGGCACGGCTTCGAGAACCTGGTTGACGACTATGTGCTGATCGACCCGATCAAGGTGACCCTGCTGACGCCGGGCCTGGCAATGGACGGCAGCATGGGCAAGCTGGGCATCCCGGCGGCGGTGCTGAGCAAATTCCTGTGGGGCCGCGGCATCACTGTGGAAAAGACCAACCTGTACTCGGTGCTGTTCCTGTTCTCGATGGGCATCACCAAGGGCAAGTGGAGCACCCTGGTCACCGAGCTGATGGCATTCAAGGAGCTCTACGACTGCAACGCGCCGCTGAGCCAGGCACTGCCGACGCTGGCCGCCGATTATCCGAACGCCTATGCGGGCTGGGGCCTGCGTGACCTGTGTGACGCGCTGCATGCGTTCAACCAGGAATTCGCGGTGGCCAAGGTGATGCGCGAGATGTACGTGGATCTGCCGACGCCGGTGATGACCCCGGCCGATGCCTACAACCATCTGGTGAAGGGCGAGATCGAGCGGGTCGACATCGAGCAGATCAGTGGCCGCATCGCCGCGACCATGCTGGTGCCATACCCGCCGGGCATCCCGACGATCATGCCGGGCGAACGCTTTGGCGACAGCGATGAGCCGATCATCCAGTCGCTGCGCATCGCCCGCGAGCAGAACGCCCGTTTCCCGGGCTTCGAGTCGGACGTTCACGGGCTCATCATCGAGCAGGAGGGTGATGCGGTTTCGTACAGGGTGGAGGTGCTGAAGGCCTGA
- a CDS encoding RNA polymerase sigma factor, translated as MSTPVEPTDVAQLCAAHYRPLHAHVRRKLPQRSDADDVVQETWLRVVKVAASGLLSNGRAYLYRVAHNLIADHYRQRQRRREEVLDDKQLHAIADPSPLPEQRLLDAEQLRHLDAIIAALPPRSRQVFLLARVEQMALAEIGRQLGISRQTAHGHLLRALVALQQVPGT; from the coding sequence GTGTCCACGCCTGTCGAACCGACGGATGTCGCGCAGCTGTGCGCGGCCCATTACCGGCCGCTGCACGCCCATGTCCGCCGCAAACTCCCGCAACGCAGCGACGCCGATGACGTCGTCCAGGAAACCTGGCTGCGTGTCGTCAAAGTCGCCGCCAGCGGCCTGCTGAGCAATGGCCGCGCCTATCTGTACCGCGTCGCCCACAACCTGATCGCGGACCACTATCGGCAGCGCCAGCGCCGTCGCGAAGAGGTGCTGGATGACAAGCAGTTGCATGCCATCGCCGATCCTTCGCCGCTGCCCGAGCAGCGACTGCTCGACGCCGAACAGCTGCGCCATCTCGATGCCATCATCGCCGCGTTGCCGCCGCGCTCGCGCCAGGTCTTCCTGCTGGCCCGCGTGGAACAGATGGCATTGGCTGAAATTGGCCGCCAGCTCGGCATCAGCCGGCAGACCGCGCATGGCCATCTGCTGCGCGCCCTGGTCGCCCTGCAGCAGGTACCCGGCACATGA
- a CDS encoding TonB-dependent receptor, with product MLCPRPLVLALSLACASSLALLPGSAHAQAATRTYDLPAQPLAAALDAYSRLTGVDLVIGAALPPGHSAPALRGDFDDAQALTRLLAGSGLRPRFVDARRAALEPAPAERADGSRRTGPLRVQGATAHGQAPGAGASQYVPATRDGFAPSVGSERVAMAERQEGNSLLRSMPGTHSFHSRSQPGLQVNIRGMTGAGRVNTMIDGVTQTFRNNAGHGSGGPFAYVDPFLLAGVDVQRGAVAGGDGAGTLAGSANFRTLDIDDLLGEGRDWGLRAGYRHGNNGYGSGRTFAGAWRHSEEGGDRQFGLLAAASSSRSSEYATARGQKNDADPGSQQPSSWLLKARLQPSDQHRLDLSHMRYENDFYHNYPWQISARNQRASYHYTPYSPWIDLRATFASNKTQLFYPPVEASSYIGRRTHSSLSSWTVDNTSRFDIGALQARWNTGIKHQSDIYVADTPILRGANPQGRSQLDSVFSTLELQYDIYALTAGLRQDRFGIRGHIPVCSDVPGQCTEINGGDIDVRRTERALSPSLAVSLQATDWLQLFAEVSRTSRPPRVQEMFFEKIPLEDASVADGIGANPFLHRERSRNLQFGANLSTDSLLVDGDLAQLRVTRFDNRIRDYIKPQYLLIVHPPEVEPFVVPIDSDPQLNAWTDVLDADDFSATTRWMNHPGVVRMRGIELEAHYASEHYHATLSWTRSRTSAPAIEFVNLEDITALPDRYWTLDVGGRWWQQRVQAGLRAEYSGPTEEGYDFFQTRKTGGTGVLLDFYASFKPQANTTLWLNIENLQNKAYDNNASIDSIFSPILDRGNGRGRTVSMGVNVAF from the coding sequence ATGCTGTGCCCCCGCCCCCTTGTCCTCGCCCTGTCGCTGGCCTGCGCCAGTTCGCTTGCGCTGCTGCCCGGCAGTGCCCACGCACAGGCCGCCACCCGTACCTACGATCTGCCCGCCCAGCCACTGGCCGCCGCGCTGGACGCCTACAGTCGGCTGACCGGTGTCGATCTGGTGATCGGCGCGGCCCTGCCCCCAGGTCATTCGGCGCCTGCGCTGCGCGGTGACTTCGACGATGCGCAGGCCCTGACGCGCCTGCTGGCAGGCAGCGGCCTGCGCCCGCGCTTCGTGGATGCGCGCCGTGCCGCCCTGGAACCGGCGCCGGCCGAACGCGCCGATGGCAGCCGCCGCACCGGCCCGCTGCGGGTGCAGGGTGCTACCGCACACGGCCAGGCACCGGGTGCCGGCGCCAGCCAATATGTGCCGGCCACCCGCGATGGCTTTGCGCCCTCGGTCGGCAGCGAGCGCGTGGCGATGGCCGAACGCCAGGAAGGCAACAGCCTGCTGCGCTCGATGCCCGGCACCCACAGCTTCCATTCGCGCAGCCAGCCGGGCCTGCAGGTCAACATCCGCGGCATGACCGGTGCCGGCCGGGTCAACACCATGATCGACGGTGTCACCCAGACCTTCCGCAACAATGCCGGGCATGGCTCGGGCGGTCCGTTCGCCTATGTCGATCCTTTCCTGCTGGCCGGCGTGGACGTACAGCGCGGTGCGGTCGCCGGTGGTGATGGCGCGGGCACGCTGGCCGGCAGTGCCAACTTCCGCACGCTGGATATCGACGATCTGCTCGGTGAGGGCCGTGACTGGGGCCTGCGTGCAGGCTATCGCCACGGCAACAACGGCTACGGCAGCGGCCGTACCTTCGCCGGTGCCTGGCGCCACAGCGAAGAGGGTGGCGACCGCCAGTTCGGCCTGCTGGCCGCTGCCAGCAGCAGCCGCAGCAGCGAGTACGCAACCGCGCGTGGGCAGAAGAACGACGCCGATCCTGGCAGCCAGCAGCCCAGCAGCTGGTTGTTGAAAGCACGCTTGCAGCCCAGCGACCAGCACCGGCTGGACCTGAGCCACATGCGTTACGAAAACGACTTCTACCACAACTACCCGTGGCAGATTTCCGCGCGCAACCAGCGCGCCAGTTACCACTACACGCCCTATTCGCCGTGGATCGACCTGCGTGCGACCTTCGCCAGCAACAAGACCCAGCTGTTCTATCCGCCGGTGGAGGCGTCCAGCTACATCGGCCGCCGCACCCACAGCAGCCTGAGCAGCTGGACCGTGGACAACACCAGCCGCTTCGACATCGGGGCACTGCAGGCGCGCTGGAACACCGGCATCAAGCACCAGTCGGACATCTACGTGGCCGATACGCCCATCCTGCGCGGTGCCAACCCGCAGGGTCGCAGCCAGCTGGACAGCGTGTTCAGCACGCTGGAGCTGCAGTACGACATCTACGCGCTGACCGCCGGCCTGCGCCAGGACCGCTTCGGCATCCGTGGCCACATCCCGGTGTGCTCGGATGTGCCCGGTCAGTGCACGGAGATCAATGGCGGCGACATCGACGTGCGTCGCACCGAGCGCGCACTCAGTCCGAGCCTGGCGGTTTCACTGCAGGCCACCGACTGGCTGCAGCTGTTCGCCGAGGTCTCGCGCACCTCGCGGCCGCCGCGCGTGCAGGAAATGTTCTTCGAGAAGATCCCGCTGGAGGACGCCAGCGTCGCCGACGGCATCGGCGCCAATCCGTTCCTGCACCGCGAGCGCTCGCGCAACCTGCAGTTCGGCGCCAACCTCAGCACCGACTCGCTGCTGGTCGACGGTGACCTGGCACAGCTGCGGGTCACCCGCTTCGACAACCGCATCCGCGACTACATCAAGCCGCAGTACCTGCTGATCGTGCATCCGCCGGAAGTGGAACCGTTCGTGGTGCCGATCGACAGCGATCCGCAACTCAACGCCTGGACCGATGTGCTGGACGCCGACGACTTCAGCGCCACCACGCGCTGGATGAACCACCCCGGCGTGGTGCGCATGCGCGGTATCGAACTGGAAGCGCATTACGCCAGCGAGCACTACCACGCCACGCTGAGCTGGACCCGCTCGCGCACCAGTGCGCCGGCCATCGAGTTCGTCAACCTGGAAGACATCACCGCCCTGCCCGACCGCTACTGGACGCTGGACGTGGGCGGCCGCTGGTGGCAGCAGCGCGTGCAGGCCGGCCTGCGCGCCGAGTACTCCGGCCCGACCGAGGAAGGCTACGACTTCTTCCAGACCCGCAAGACCGGCGGCACCGGCGTGCTGCTGGACTTCTACGCGAGCTTCAAGCCCCAGGCCAACACCACGCTGTGGCTGAACATCGAAAACCTGCAGAACAAGGCCTATGACAACAATGCCTCGATCGACAGCATCTTCAGCCCGATCCTGGACCGCGGCAACGGCCGTGGCCGTACCGTCTCGATGGGCGTCAATGTGGCGTTCTAG
- the adiC gene encoding arginine/agmatine antiporter encodes MAEAKKIGVVGATFLVAGNMMGSGVFLLPSSLAKIGTASIWGWLITTAGALLLAFVFAKLGKLAPKAGGPYAYARDWFGPYMGFQTNTIYWFANWIGNVAIPIAAVGYFSYFFPILSEPLVRCIAVLVLVWALSFANMIGPAFVSRVQTVTTSFALVPILGIAIFGWFFFDADIFKGAYNVSGESNFGAISSAAALTLWAFIGVESASVTAGVVENPEKNVARATLAGVFLAAIAYIASSSVIMGMVPNGELQTSDAPFALAAAKAVGGWGGALVSLCAFIGAAGSLGGWILLTAQSAKAASDDGLFPSIFSKTNKDDAPVKGVLIVAVLMTLAVLVTSTSETASAQFDVITSAAVVLTLLPYIYSCVACYFVVERSHTLVHTGAFWTLTSLTVVYCLWAIYGSSGTIVQYAFLFVLFITVFYPFFSEERRQQRQRAREASAISAGAQRS; translated from the coding sequence ATGGCAGAAGCAAAGAAAATCGGGGTGGTCGGAGCCACCTTCCTCGTCGCCGGCAACATGATGGGCTCAGGTGTGTTCCTGCTGCCATCCAGCCTGGCCAAGATTGGTACCGCCTCGATCTGGGGCTGGCTGATCACCACCGCGGGCGCGCTGCTGCTGGCCTTCGTGTTCGCCAAGCTGGGCAAGCTGGCACCGAAGGCGGGCGGCCCGTACGCCTATGCGCGTGACTGGTTCGGGCCCTACATGGGCTTCCAGACCAACACCATCTACTGGTTCGCCAACTGGATCGGCAACGTCGCCATCCCGATCGCGGCGGTCGGCTACTTCAGCTACTTCTTCCCGATCCTGTCCGAGCCGCTGGTGCGCTGCATCGCGGTGCTGGTGCTGGTGTGGGCGCTGAGCTTCGCCAACATGATCGGCCCGGCGTTCGTCAGCCGCGTGCAGACCGTCACCACCAGCTTCGCGCTGGTGCCGATCCTGGGCATCGCCATCTTCGGCTGGTTCTTCTTCGATGCCGACATCTTCAAGGGCGCCTACAACGTGTCCGGTGAATCCAACTTCGGCGCGATCTCCAGCGCTGCGGCACTGACCCTGTGGGCCTTCATCGGCGTTGAATCCGCTTCGGTCACCGCTGGCGTGGTGGAGAACCCGGAAAAGAACGTGGCCCGTGCCACCCTGGCCGGTGTGTTCCTGGCCGCCATCGCCTACATCGCCAGCTCCTCGGTGATCATGGGCATGGTGCCCAACGGCGAGCTGCAGACTTCCGATGCGCCGTTCGCACTGGCTGCCGCCAAGGCCGTCGGTGGCTGGGGCGGTGCGCTGGTCAGCCTGTGCGCCTTCATCGGCGCTGCCGGTTCGCTGGGTGGCTGGATCCTGCTGACCGCGCAGAGTGCCAAGGCAGCCTCCGACGACGGCCTGTTCCCGAGCATCTTCAGCAAGACCAACAAGGACGACGCGCCGGTCAAGGGCGTGCTGATCGTGGCCGTGCTGATGACCCTGGCGGTGCTGGTCACTTCCACCTCGGAAACCGCGTCGGCACAGTTCGACGTGATCACGTCGGCGGCCGTGGTGCTGACCCTGCTGCCCTACATCTACTCGTGCGTGGCCTGCTACTTCGTGGTCGAGCGCTCGCACACCCTGGTCCACACCGGTGCGTTCTGGACCCTGACCAGCCTGACCGTCGTGTACTGCCTGTGGGCGATCTACGGCTCGTCGGGAACCATCGTGCAGTACGCCTTCCTGTTCGTGCTGTTCATCACCGTGTTCTATCCCTTCTTCAGCGAGGAGCGCCGCCAGCAGCGGCAGCGCGCCCGCGAGGCCTCGGCCATCAGCGCCGGTGCCCAGCGTTCCTGA
- a CDS encoding energy transducer TonB family protein: MSERGQHWQAIAITVVLHLLPLLLLVHWVAVPPMLPPPEQDVRISLRLLAPATPPQPVEERQADTPSQAQQARASQPTKSPPPPKPTAAREGELAASETGGTGRKPLPVAPPAAATDASPAPASITAAPPAPDAPPADFQAGAASDQWEARLMARLERYRYYPAAARSRRQQGTAWVRASIDREGRLLALRLEQSSGQPMLDDAALQTFRRAQPLPPIPDELKAPQELVVPVEYYLR; the protein is encoded by the coding sequence ATGAGTGAGCGTGGCCAACACTGGCAGGCGATCGCGATCACCGTCGTCCTGCACCTGCTGCCCCTGCTGCTGTTGGTGCACTGGGTCGCTGTGCCGCCGATGCTGCCGCCGCCGGAGCAGGACGTGCGCATCAGCCTGCGCCTGCTGGCACCGGCCACGCCGCCACAGCCCGTAGAGGAGCGCCAGGCCGACACCCCCAGCCAGGCGCAGCAGGCGCGTGCATCGCAACCGACAAAGTCGCCCCCGCCACCGAAGCCCACCGCCGCGCGCGAGGGCGAGTTGGCCGCCAGCGAAACGGGCGGGACGGGTCGAAAGCCGCTGCCGGTCGCCCCGCCGGCGGCCGCGACCGATGCCAGTCCCGCACCGGCATCGATCACGGCCGCTCCGCCCGCTCCAGACGCGCCACCGGCGGACTTCCAGGCCGGCGCCGCCAGCGACCAGTGGGAAGCCCGCCTGATGGCGCGGCTGGAGCGTTACCGCTATTACCCTGCCGCCGCCCGCTCGCGCCGGCAGCAGGGCACTGCCTGGGTCAGGGCCAGCATCGACCGCGAAGGCCGCCTGCTGGCACTGCGGCTGGAGCAGTCCAGTGGCCAGCCGATGCTCGATGACGCTGCGCTGCAGACCTTCCGTCGTGCGCAGCCGCTGCCGCCCATTCCCGATGAACTGAAGGCACCACAGGAACTGGTGGTGCCGGTGGAGTACTACCTGCGCTAG
- a CDS encoding RidA family protein gives MNLLTTPDLSHGLLELFNPPGLYDPSANGYSHVAVVRLPARVIHVAGQGGEDAQGRLSPSFEDQVGQALDNLQTALRSAQASLADVTRLRILVVGHDEDRLGIIAHQVRRRWPNRAAPTCTLIPVPRLALDGMLFEIEAEAYAA, from the coding sequence ATGAACCTGCTGACCACACCGGACCTCAGCCATGGCCTGCTGGAGCTGTTCAATCCACCGGGCCTCTATGATCCTTCGGCCAACGGCTACTCACACGTGGCGGTGGTGCGCCTGCCGGCACGGGTGATCCACGTCGCCGGGCAGGGCGGTGAAGATGCCCAGGGCCGTCTTTCGCCCAGCTTCGAAGACCAGGTCGGGCAGGCGCTGGACAACCTGCAGACCGCGCTGCGCTCGGCGCAGGCAAGCCTGGCTGATGTGACGCGGTTGCGCATCCTGGTGGTCGGCCACGATGAGGACCGGCTGGGCATCATTGCCCACCAGGTGCGGCGGCGCTGGCCGAACCGTGCGGCGCCCACCTGCACGTTGATCCCGGTGCCGCGACTGGCGCTGGACGGCATGCTGTTCGAGATCGAGGCGGAGGCCTACGCCGCCTAG
- a CDS encoding cation diffusion facilitator family transporter — protein MDTAREQRILKFSIGVTLAVSAVGFGGGLLVGSQAILFDGVYSLVDVALTLVSLSVLRLVAREQSPRFQYGYWHLEPMVEALGGVILSLACVYALANAVIGLTTGGHEVKFGPALWWAALLSASNLAMAAFVAQRARHLRSALLWLDVRGWLLGGLMSLAVVLAFLLALALQGGEWHHWVPYLDSIVLALISLAVLPVPARSAWKAMREVLQVAPDDLDRRVQQVMQAFVAERGYAGFTSHVAKMGRMRFIEIHVLADPAMPLGSVGEVDAMRDEIAVRLDARSSTFWLTIDFTADPAWT, from the coding sequence ATGGATACCGCGCGCGAGCAACGCATCCTGAAGTTCTCGATCGGGGTCACCCTTGCGGTGAGCGCGGTCGGCTTCGGCGGTGGCCTGCTGGTGGGATCGCAGGCCATCCTGTTCGACGGCGTGTACAGCCTGGTCGACGTCGCCCTGACCCTGGTGTCGTTGTCGGTGCTGCGACTGGTGGCGCGGGAGCAGAGCCCGCGCTTCCAGTACGGCTACTGGCACCTGGAGCCGATGGTCGAGGCACTCGGCGGGGTGATCCTGTCGCTGGCCTGCGTGTATGCGCTGGCCAACGCGGTGATTGGTTTGACCACGGGCGGGCACGAAGTGAAATTCGGGCCCGCGCTGTGGTGGGCGGCATTGCTGAGTGCCAGCAACCTGGCGATGGCGGCGTTTGTCGCCCAGCGGGCGCGGCACCTGCGCTCGGCGCTGCTGTGGCTGGACGTGCGTGGCTGGCTGCTGGGTGGGTTGATGAGCCTGGCGGTGGTACTGGCCTTCCTACTGGCCCTGGCCCTGCAGGGGGGCGAATGGCACCACTGGGTGCCGTACCTGGATTCGATCGTGCTGGCGTTGATCAGCCTGGCGGTGTTGCCGGTGCCGGCACGCAGTGCGTGGAAGGCCATGCGCGAAGTGCTGCAGGTGGCGCCGGACGATCTGGACCGGCGCGTGCAGCAGGTGATGCAGGCGTTCGTGGCCGAGCGCGGCTATGCCGGTTTCACCAGTCATGTGGCGAAGATGGGACGGATGCGCTTCATCGAGATCCATGTGTTGGCCGACCCGGCCATGCCGCTGGGTTCAGTGGGTGAGGTCGATGCGATGCGCGACGAGATCGCGGTGCGGCTGGATGCGCGCAGCAGCACGTTCTGGCTGACCATCGATTTCACTGCAGACCCCGCGTGGACGTGA